The following is a genomic window from Chryseobacterium ginsenosidimutans.
AAAGCATTGGAAATTATTGTAGAAAAAGGGATTCAAAATGTTGATGTTTTAGGCGGAAGCGGGGGAGAACAGGATCATTTTTTGGGAAATCTTACCGTTGCTTTTAATTTTAAAGATCAGTTAAACATAAAGTTTTATGATGAATTTTCAGAATATTATTTTGTTCCGAAAAGTTTTATTATACACGAGGTAAAAAATAAAATGATCTCATTATATCCTTTTCCAATCGTTGAGAATATTACAACAAAAGGATTGAATTGGTGTTTAACAAACGGAAGTTTAAGCATCACTTCAAGAATCGGAACCAGGAATTTCGCGGTGGAAGATCAGGTTTCTATTGAATACGAAAAAGGTGATATGCTAGTTTTTGTAGGAAGAATTTATCTATAATTTGAAATACCAACATCTGTATAATCCGTGGACAACAAAAAATGAAAAACTTAATTAAAATATTATTTCTAACCATTTCATTACTGTGTATTTTCTCCTGTAAAACACAGCATTTTTCTGTACCCGAATTTGGGGAAAATAACCCGGAGAAAGATCTTAAAATTAAAAAAGTATACAATTTCCGAACGATTGGAAATATTAAAAATATTGACGGAAGAACCTTGAAAGAAGGAAAATTCTACAGAAGTGCAAACTTATATAAGTTGAAGCAGAAATCTTTTGATGAAATTAAAAATTTAGGGATTAAAGAAATTATCGATCTTAGAAATTCAAAAGAAATTGCTCAAAAGCCCGATAATCTTCCGGCTGATATTATTTATAAAAATTATTCTGCGTTTGAAGATAAAGGTGATCAATTAAACCAGGCGAAAAAATTAGTATTGAAAGGAAAAGTCAATGGTTCCGATGCTGATAAAAGAATGCTTGATTTTTACAAAGAGTACGTGACTGAAAACCCTGAAATAATCAAAAAGATTATCATTGAAATTTTAGATTCAGACCAGCCGATTTTATATCACTGCACTGCAGGAAAAGACCGAACAGGAATCACAACAGCATTGATATTAACCATTTTAAAGTTTGATAAACAAACTATTTACAACGATTATCTTTTATCCAACAATTACAGGAAAAAATTAGTTGATAAACGACTTAATCTTGCGAATAATTTACATTTTCTATATCCGAAAATGGATGTCGAAGTATTGGAAAAACTAAGCTGGGTTGAAACTGATTATTTGGATGCCGCTTTTAATGAAATCAATAACAAATACGGCTCAATTGATACTTATATTGAAGAGGTTTTAGGGATTTCTGAAAATAAAAGACAGGAATATATTCAGAAGTTTACGTATTGATAATTTAAGTTAATTTTTTACCATAAATACACTGAAAATTTATAATAAATTTAACGCTCAAAAACCAAACTTTTTTAGCAATTTTGCATTTCTTAATTCACTTGTTTAGAAATGAAAATAAAATACTCGGAACTTATTGATCAGACGTTGTATTTTCCTACCGAGGAGTTCAATGTTTCTGAGAACAATTTGTTGTTTCACGACATTCCTTTGATGGAAGTTGTGGAAAAGTTTGGCACTCCGCTAAAGATTAGCTACCTGCCGAGAATTTCTCAAAATATCCAAAAAGCCAAAAGTTGGTTTAGGGAAGCTTTTGAGAAGACCGATTATAAGAAGAATTATAGATATTGCTACTGTACAAAATCAAGTCATTTTAAGTTTGTATTGGAAGAAGCATT
Proteins encoded in this region:
- a CDS encoding tyrosine-protein phosphatase; this encodes MKNLIKILFLTISLLCIFSCKTQHFSVPEFGENNPEKDLKIKKVYNFRTIGNIKNIDGRTLKEGKFYRSANLYKLKQKSFDEIKNLGIKEIIDLRNSKEIAQKPDNLPADIIYKNYSAFEDKGDQLNQAKKLVLKGKVNGSDADKRMLDFYKEYVTENPEIIKKIIIEILDSDQPILYHCTAGKDRTGITTALILTILKFDKQTIYNDYLLSNNYRKKLVDKRLNLANNLHFLYPKMDVEVLEKLSWVETDYLDAAFNEINNKYGSIDTYIEEVLGISENKRQEYIQKFTY
- a CDS encoding thiamine diphosphokinase, which codes for MKALLFINGDPPKSFPNPAEYNVIACTDGAFHYLKNLNFPLDKLDFISGDFDSHSGSDENVYEEKFIYTPDQDKTDFHKALEIIVEKGIQNVDVLGGSGGEQDHFLGNLTVAFNFKDQLNIKFYDEFSEYYFVPKSFIIHEVKNKMISLYPFPIVENITTKGLNWCLTNGSLSITSRIGTRNFAVEDQVSIEYEKGDMLVFVGRIYL